From Carassius auratus strain Wakin chromosome 9, ASM336829v1, whole genome shotgun sequence:
ccaaaaacattttttagtgtTATATGAAAATGTGTGATTTTGTGGCaggatcattttaaaatgaaaatgttactttAACATTCTTTGTTGTAACCATGTGGAAACGTTTTTTTTCCAGCCATAATATTATATTTCTGAATTTTAGTTAAACTGGGTAATTTACATTTAGCCATGAATTACATTGTAATAAGCTGACAAAACTTggtaaaatgttgttaaattagtttaatgTTGCTGTTCGAAACGGAACAACAGACGCGTAAAGACGCGTGAGGAGATGTTCCCTGACACTCGTTTTTTCGCTTGAATTCCTGCAGATGGTCGTACTGCAGTCTCTGCATAAATACCAGCCTCGACTGCATGTGGTGCAGGTGAACGAGGACGGAACCGAGGACACGAGCCAACCAGGGCGCGTGCAGACGTTCACGTTCCCGGAGACGCAGTTTATTGCGGTCACCGCATATCAAAATACTGACGTAAGAAAGTTTGATTTCTGAAAATTCGAATGTTTTGATGAGGTTAGACGTTCTTAAGTGTTTGAATCTCCTGTCATTTATAGATCACGCAGCTAAAAATCGACCACAATCCATTTGCGAAGGGATTCCGTGACAATTATGACACGTAAGTTTCGGTTTCTCTTGTTTAAATAGTGACCCTTCTATCATGTCTCACCAATAAAAATTTTTATCAGGgttaatcaaatattaaatactaaatacaaatattaaataacacgtgaaatacatttttcttctatgatcttaaccaaaatatattccGCATATGTGCATGCGTGCGAATTTCCATTTCTCAGTAATAAAGATCATATAACTCTGGCAGGTTATTATTCTTGCAAGATCTAGAAATCgtgtgtgatttttgttttatgtccTCTTAAGTCCTGCTGGGATTTCTTATGAAATATGACTCTTTTTTTGACTCTTAATTCCCATTGGCTGATGTATTAATAACCATTTGCGTGCGTTTCGTGCTTTGGCCTGGCGAAATCTCTAGACTAAAATCTGAATTTCCCTTCACAGCATCTCAGTGTGGCATTGACGCGTGCTGTGTGTTTTGGCCcgcaatatttattttgaaaagttttgagaaaaacaacagtttagttattttgtttttaataattataatttggtGCAGTGGATTGATCGTGCGCAGTGCTAATTTGTTTATTCGCGCAATTACGCACAGAACGGAAAATTGTGAGGGGGGGAAAAATCGTATGCTCTCGTGCATATTTGCAACGCTTTATTTACGCTTATCTACGCTTCTCATATGCAACATTAACGTGTTTGTCCACCATCTTTCTCCAGTGTCTACACAGGGTGCGACATCGATCGGTTGACGCCGTCCCCGGGTGACTCTCCGCGCTCTCAGATCATGCCTAGCGCAAGATATGCCATGGCTGGTTCTTTCCTGCAGGACCAATTTGTCAGCTCGTATGCCAAGTCCCGCTTTCACCCTGGCGTCGGAGGCGCTCCTGGCACGGACCGCAGCGTCCCACTTAGTAACAGCTTGCTCTCCCCGCAACAAACCGAGGAGACCACGGTGGCCTCCCCGCAGCGATGGTTTGTCACCCCTGCCAACAACCGACTGGACTTTGCCGCCTCGGCATACGATGCTGCAGCGGCTGCCGATTTCGCCGGTAACGCGGCCACCCTTCTGTCGTACGCAGCTGCTGGAGTGAAAGCGCTGCCCTTGCCCGGCGCGGGGTGCTCGAACAGACCCCTGGGGTATTACGGCGAGCCGCCGGGGTGGGGTCCCCGCACGCCACCGCAATATTGCAGCAAGTCCAGCTCGGTCCTGTCATGCTGGCCATCCAACTCCGTGGGAAGCCGAACCTCCTCCGGTTACCTGGTCCCTGGTCTCGAGGACGGAGACGCCATCGCGCCCGAGAGGTCACCGCTAGGGGGCGCGGACGAGTCCAAACCCAAAGACCTGTCTGAATCCAGCTGGATAGAAACCCCGTCCTCAATTAAATCCATCGATTCGAGCGATTCTGGGATTTTTGAGCAAGCCAAGCGGAGGAGGATTTCGCCATCTGCCACGCCGGTTTCCGAGACATCGTCTCCATTAAAATCCGAAATGTTGACGCCGAGGGAATGCGAGAAAAACTGCTCCAAGGACATCGGCTACTACAGCTTTTACCCCCACAGTTAGAAAAACTCGTGCATGGCCCAAAGGATTCACGAGTGACTTATAATCTATTTATTCCTATTTATGTGCTTGTTTATTTATTCCTATACTATCTTGGTCGCGTCGAAAACCTGTGACTCGAGCAGAGATGTAAGCGGTTTTCGTTCCCAAATGACATTTTTAAGGTTCTAACTGTCAAACCTATTGTAAGTATGAAAGTACtgtacatatttgtatttatctaTCCGTTTGTGATTCTTCTCGTTGATGTACAATAGGCCTGCCTAGAGAAAACCGGGTTAGGTTTGTTTAATGTACTTAGTTAGACGTTCGTTCGTTCGAATAGCTACATATAGGCctattaaatattttgatgtttgaaaaAATAAGGATACAAGTCGTATAGTCCCTCTGACTGGAAATATGGCGGACGCATGTCGGGTTTTATGTAAGCTTATATTGATGTTGCTTTTAGAGTCGCGTCGTCTGTTCGTAAATATCATAGTTCGTAGTTTCATTTTGTGGACGTATGTTTTTAACCACACCTGCGtacaattttgtttttaagaGATAAAAACATAGGCTATCATTTCACGTTTGCCTATTACCAACCCGGCCATTCATTTGTATTTCATAAGCTGCTAATGTGTAAAGGTCATGTAACTGTTTGTATGCTTAACTGCAATAAATATGACAGAATGTGAAACCCCGGGCGAAGTACACAAGACTCCAACTAAGCTGATTTCGAAACCGAATATGTTTAATTTCTCTCTAGGCCACATGTCTGAGAGAGGCATATCGATAACCCCAGTCACAATGTCAATTTTGTTGCTTGTAGGCCTACGatgcattttcataataaaatatagtcATGCAATGCAACAAATCAGAAAATCGATCATAACATTTTTAGTAGCTTTAGATAAGCTACCCTATTCATAAGCTACTATTTAATGCGTTTtttaaatggggaaaaatgcagtTGGCtactatatatttacagtagacaTAAGGTTAATGTATGAGTGTCATTATATTAAATACACATCAAACCAACTGCCATGCATTAAATGTAGCacaaatttgtaaaataagataTTCAATGTTAAGAATGTAATATTTGTGCAGTTTATTTAGTGCATAGCCATGTAGTTGCTCTTGTATAATTAGGGCCAGAAAGTAACCTGTTGTCCGGACAGAAATgccctgaatttatttattttttaaaaatgggcCTGTCTAATTTAGTTAGACAGTGTAGTGATCTTTTTAGTTAACtgatttttaaaagaacagtatttggCATGCATTAACTATATAACCTACtctcataaatatataaactgcgcctgaaaattagtaaaataatatcttagatataatattttattgcGTTTATGAATTTAAGCACGTCTTGCAGCCACATACATTACCTTTTGGGGCCACAGTAGCGTATGttacacacacattaaaacatgACTACATGTAATAATAGTGTCTTGTTTCACACAAATCTCTAACCTTGATGGGCGTGTATATATCTATGAATCTAAATGAGCACTCAACTATTGCCAAAAGCACACATTGTGTACAATATCGTGATTCACATAAGTACATACCACACAATTTTGCAATCACCATCAACATTTCACAAGCTATTTTTAAGGAGTTTTGAACAGATTTATAAAATGTGTGTTATAAAACACTACACCTTAATCTTGGCCCTGAGTATGCAGTACTGCACATTTTTCCTGCTCCTCTAATTCTTCTCATGAGCAATAATTCAGGATAACATACTGTCATACCACTCTTACTTTTTTAGCCATGCACAGATATATAGCATTAAAAGTAGGCTAAGAGTAGTGTGACCGTATGCCATCGTTTTGAGAAATGCTTTTTGATAGTTTGCTGCCTCCCTGTGGTTCAGTGAGATGCTGCCTAGTAAAGCAACATTTTAAAACCGTTCTTTTGGAATTCCTAAATATAGACTAAATATGATATTAATTTACAGTTCATTATTTGATTCAAAAACCGAATCTTCAAGGAAAAGGCCGCCATATCTTACGTTCTTAGATCAGCCGCTGTAAACCTGTATTACACAACTGCGAACTCTAGATGGCGACAACATCGTATTTATGAAACCAAAACACACTTGTATTATATGGTAGCATATGTGATTATACACTTTTATTATCAATGATGTACTATGCAATATTATTGAATGCTAGTATatctatataatatacaaaaatgagtggcatttatttaaaaaaaagaaaagttaacaCCTCAATCTTTGCAAAAGTTATAAAAGAAAATTTACCCGAGAAGTACCAATACAGCATTGGAGCACAAATGATAACTGGTTTGAATGTACTGTCTAATGCAGTTAAACTGAAACACAAGTTTGACTTAAATGTCCAAATCCTGTATGTGAGCAGGAGGCTTTTACTGTAGATGCTTTAAGATGGTCCAGGATTTCTATTATTTCGGCTTCACCCAAATTATAAATAAGTTGAGTCCTAGTGCAGGTCTCACAATGACCGTGCAGATGACAGATTTAAAAGCACAGCGGTAGTTTTGTTGGCTAAAAATGTGAAACCACTGCACTGAGTTATTGTAAAGAAGaaagtgtaaatatttaataatgagaCATTGTATTATAAGGGGAGACCTGTTTGCACAGTTTTACTCCAGTATTTCTCAGAAtagatttactgtatatttgaaagTCAGTTTCTGTGTACAATCAAACCTTAAAGTCTAGTAAAAAAAAGCTATTGAACATTTTTACCATTACTTTCCAGGAAAAAAAGGTGCTCACTAAATACTGATCTCACAagggggcatgttgtcacactatAGAGGTAAGTTGTCACTATGGGATGTTGTCATTATACATAAACAAAGCAATATAGTCATGAAATGGTAAACTGGGAATCACCGGAACTAGAAATTtcctgaaaatatttatttatttgttaaatctaTTCACTGACTATCGCATGTAAATCTCACAGCACTTTTCTCAGAACAAGTGTAAACCATCTAGCcaactgaataaaacaaaaatgctaatCCTTTTACTATTTACACTGGGATGCAAACAAAATAAGCTAATGAAAATTGCCAATTGCTAAACCACAATCTTCCAAACTTCTGACTTTCTTAATCTCTGTGATGCataaaaactttctgaaactcaTATGGACAAAAACGCATCTTTTATGTTTATTATCCTATTTGAAATAAGccaggaaatgacaaaaatgtagtTTTCCGTGTACTATCCCTTTTAGAAACTGGTATTCAGATAAGCAATTGTGCAATTAGACTGTTGACTTAAAATCTCAAAGTTATTAAGATGCAAACACACGTGAGCACTAGAAGTTATTTGTTGAAAATGCCTTTGTAATCGCTCTCATAAGGCCCAGTCCTGACAAATTTCGAGGCACTATAACATAATGCCCTCTCCTATGTGGTGTTTAAGTGCTACTACCCACTTCTGCGTCACACAGCAGCTACACGCGCCCTTATGAGTGAGCACTGTTATAATATGACTGCACTAAATATGTGAGCACATCATCTGCGCTGATCGGCAACGCTGCACGCACTACACACACTGGAGCTGATCTACAGGTACAGAAGATGGACTTGAAGGACCAAGGCGCACAAATGGAGCCTCTGCTGCCCGCGGTAAGACGCTCTTTAATCTGTCGTGTTAACGCTGCAGCGCGCGCCGTCGTGTAAGATCGTATGATGCGTGCGTGTATGAGGTGTGTATTGCGCATTTTTTTTGCGCGAGAGACCTTGACTTTGAATGAATGACTTATTACGCTCGTGCGTGTTATGCGCCTCTGCAGTTCGAAAGAGATCGACACGCATGTTACAGTTGCATTCTGCTGCAGTACACGTTGCAGATCAGGACGCATTTTACTAATGCTTTCAGAGGTTCATCTTACATTATTTTAACGTTTTTACATGCAAGATGAATTAAACATCATTAAATGAGATCTTGATGAGAAAGTGGTTTTGTACCATAAGTGAACTTCAGCAGAAATAAAAGATTGTATTATGCATGAAAAAAGAAGCCTATTGAAGTCTACATTGTATTTTTCATAACGATTAAGCATAGGCCTACTTTCCTGCTATATTCTAATTACTGTAATgtgaattttaaaaatatttatacagtagCCTACATCATGGAAATATTTGAAggacttttattaattattaattttattttaataattataatactctTACTGCAATACAATAATTGATTGTAATTCAGTAACTTTTTGCTGtagtacagtaaaaataatactttagtaCAGTAATGAGACGCTGTTGTCATGATAacttgattaaatgtaaaaacaaatataagtaTAACTACGTAATTATTGTACTTTTAATGGGCTTCATAATAGgattatgatatttttttcttgcattgttAGATTTTCATATCAAATAAGCACATTTATTCCTCAAAATGTACagatattttactgttattttttataattgttattcaaattcaaatatttagaattttcatttgatatattttgtttttaaaatacttttttaaatatataaaatgttttgttaatataataataataataatatgtttatgatattattattcattatatttatttagtattcaatatttagtatttaaatttagcattacacACACATCATTCACTGCCTCTCAAAAGTTCAGGATTagaaggatttttattattatatatatttttttaagtagtttcttctgctcatcaaggctgcttttaattgatcaaaaatacagaaataaagaaaaatatatattttgtcacaatatacactacttttcataagtttggggtcagtaaaattatttcatttcttttttaaaagaaatgtatgcttttattcagcaaggatgtgttaattgATACAAAGGTATAGCAAATACTTATATTGTTgcgaaataattatattttaaatacattctattcttttaaactttttattaaacaaaacaatcctGACAAaggtatcacaggttccaaaaaaataaaaaaattaagcagcacaactgttttaatcaCTGATTATGAataagcatataagaatgatttctgaagatcatgtgatactgaagactggagtaatgatgctgaaaatacagctttgcatcacatgaataaattacattttaaagtatattaagaaagaaaactgttattttaaattccaataatatttcacaatattattatttttttctgtatttttgatcaaataaatgcatcattgagtagcagaaaaaaaactttaaaaaacaataaaaatcctACTGATCCCAAACATGTGAGCAGCAGTGTCAGTGTCGTTTTTATGTTGCAAGTCAGATGAGACTCGCTGTGACCCCGGAGCCAAAGATCAGATATATAATggtatataatgttttaatgatgACATCCCATCAGTTACATATAAATCAGTGAATTATATGAGCTCAACAACCCAAGATCAGGAAAGTcttaaatgcatttaacagatgctaGTCAACTGGTTTTGGCTCATTTTCCTTTGGGCATCAAACTGTGACCCAAAATTTTCTTAAAAccagatatatttatatttattaacataGGGTTAAAAACTTACCAGTTGAGCACCTGATCTAAAGTGGGTTTCGGTAGATTGTGAGATCACCACACAGATAATAAATGTGGCTTAGTTAAACGTAGAACAGTAAAACATTATTCCTGCATCAATAAACCCTGTTTGCTTCATAATAGCAGTCCAGATCTCAGGCCAGAGCTCATTTGCACTTGTCCACATGCAGTGGACTCTATTTTTGTTAGACTTGACAAATTGCTTCCAAGCCTGGCTGTGGTTCATTTCTGAGACAGGTTTCTGACTGTGTGAGATGAAGAAGTTTCTGAATATGTATTTCAGCTAGTATGATACAGAAATGGCTTAAATCACAGATGAATCCCACCATTAACTTACAGAAGTAAATGCAAgaagatgaacacttactggactgaagacGTTttggtttacttgattatccattgatctttttttttttttttttaatcaagttgaAATGTGATTATCAAATGTGATCATCAGGCTTCTCTGAATTATTGTATTGTATGGaattgatcataaaactaagaactgaaatatcatcttactaagacatattattgggGATTCAGTGTGAAAACTgatatttgtatcattttatgtaaatattctgTTATGCTGTTATGAAAATCTCAgaatttcttcttcttcattttgggcctctgaataaaattGAGGTCTTTTTTCTCTGTATTCTCACTATCACAGAGTATATGAGTCATACAATCCTGATGTATCTATAAtgaaaatcaacaaaaaataaactgttcagtaaaaaaaaaaaaaagaaaaaaggatttttctgactattatttatgtcaggctttacagtgTTAACGTTAGTATACCATGCTATATAACTAAAGATTTAGAGTAAGGACTTATGATCTTAAGATATTAGAGAAGTAAAACCGCACTGAATTCAAAGTCCCTATAGGCCAAATCCAGTGACCCTGAAAtg
This genomic window contains:
- the tbr1b gene encoding T-box brain protein 1b, with product MQLERCISPALARSKKCMIVGSGYPNAQASELALQDYPIISIGDNLERSSPLKKNSAGMTNQSEADNFADSKDSSGDVQRGKLSPDLDGVGDSRHTFDGSAGERYLLSQSSQVQPSPTTMFPYPGQHAPTHPAFSIGSPSRYMAHHPVITNGAYNSLLSNSSPQGYPTAGYPYAQQYGHAYQGTAFYQFSSAQAGLVPGKAQVYLCNRALWIKFHRHQTEMIITKQGRRMFPFLSFNISGLDPTAHYNIFVDVILADPNHWRFQGGKWVPCGKADTNVTGNRVYMHPDSPNTGAHWMRQEISFGKLKLTNNKGATNNTGQMVVLQSLHKYQPRLHVVQVNEDGTEDTSQPGRVQTFTFPETQFIAVTAYQNTDITQLKIDHNPFAKGFRDNYDTVYTGCDIDRLTPSPGDSPRSQIMPSARYAMAGSFLQDQFVSSYAKSRFHPGVGGAPGTDRSVPLSNSLLSPQQTEETTVASPQRWFVTPANNRLDFAASAYDAAAAADFAGNAATLLSYAAAGVKALPLPGAGCSNRPLGYYGEPPGWGPRTPPQYCSKSSSVLSCWPSNSVGSRTSSGYLVPGLEDGDAIAPERSPLGGADESKPKDLSESSWIETPSSIKSIDSSDSGIFEQAKRRRISPSATPVSETSSPLKSEMLTPRECEKNCSKDIGYYSFYPHS